A single window of Dermacentor albipictus isolate Rhodes 1998 colony chromosome 1, USDA_Dalb.pri_finalv2, whole genome shotgun sequence DNA harbors:
- the LOC135896724 gene encoding NPC intracellular cholesterol transporter 1-like produces MNAAALSALLLLLCSVQRAATDCVFRGHCTNDEDTDKAIPCAVRQKPAPMVDDSSWRLFSDVCPQLAAQVKADRAVCCDVSQVRDLARELEQPASLGMTKCPACMLNFKDLLCRMTCSPKQSQFLAVNATAKAGSRPHVAELVYALRPDYAQGVYDSCRDVRSVVFGIKLMTLMCGGRVLGCSPQKWLDFLGSTPAEGGFSPFKIHHVITEQPVAPLGRPLTPLAVPFLMPC; encoded by the coding sequence ATGAACGCTGCGGCGTTGAGCGCGCTGCTCTTGCTGCTCTGCTCTGTCCAGCGCGCGGCGACGGACTGCGTCTTCAGGGGCCACTGCACCAACGACGAGGACACGGACAAGGCCATTCCCTGCGCAGTGCGGCAGAAGCCCGCACCCATGGTCGACGACTCGTCGTGGCGGCTCTTCTCCGACGTTTGCCCGCAGCTGGCCGCTCAAGTGAAGGCTGACCGCGCAGTGTGCTGCGACGTCTCCCAGGTGCGAGACCTTGCCCGCGAACTCGAGCAGCCTGCGAGCCTCGGCATGACGAAATGCCCCGCCTGCATGCTCAACTTCAAGGACCTGCTGTGCCGCATGACGTGCTCCCCGAAGCAGTCGCAGTTCCTCGCGGTCAACGCCACAGCCAAGGCTGGCTCCCGTCCGCACGTCGCTGAATTGGTGTACGCCCTGCGGCCCGATTACGCCCAGGGCGTCTACGACTCGTGCAGAGACGTTCGTAGTGTGGTGTTCGGCATCAAGCTCATGACGCTCATGTGCGGAGGCCGCGTTCTCGGCTGCTCGCCTCAGAAGTGGCTCGATTTTCTCGGCTCCACACCGGCCGAGGGCGGCTTCTCACCCTTCAAGATCCACCATGTCATCACCGAGCAACCGGTCGCTCCCCTTGGGCGGCCCTTGACCCCCCTTGCGGTGCCCTTCCTGATGCCCTGCTAG